A region of the Drosophila subobscura isolate 14011-0131.10 chromosome J, UCBerk_Dsub_1.0, whole genome shotgun sequence genome:
AGAAAAGTTCTCTTTGGTGCCACAAACAGTAGAAATTCAAAATTCGAAACTGATCACTCATTattggttatttttttttttttttttttttggaaaacaTTTATACAATATTCTGCTTTATGTGTAACgcgaaataaaagcaaacaacataaACGTTTAACAATCTCAACAAATAACCAAACAACAATCAGGTGCACAACATTCCAACTGAAATGGTTCTTCAAAATGAAACGTAAAGCTGGGAAGCCATCAGAACAATCAGAAATGTATGTTTAAGTTTAATATGATGTGTGTGAATGGAGTTAGAATCAAAtcataaaccaaacaaaatagaaCTAAACGAATCAAGGTAGTAGATCTGGCTTTCAGTACGGTTTCAATGGCCCAAAGAGCAACTTTATTTGGCAATTAGTTAGCTTACAAAAACCTACAAAAACTGTTGAATTAAATGGTGCAGTTTAGGTATCGTATTtcgtatacatatatttagcAATAAACCGCGTGCATTCAGAAAGTCGCTTAGTAGTTCTTTTTATGGTATATTATGGGGAGAGATAGTTAGAGAGATAGTTAGTAGAAGGCGAAGACGTTTGCATCACAAGCTTAAGGTTCGAAAAAGTACGATAAATTGGAAAACTAAGCTTCTTGGAAGAGCCGGAAGCAAAATCTTGGCCCAGAGAACTCTGCCAATGGGAGTGGGGTCAAAAGCGGTACCCAAAACAGAAACCCAAAAGATAATCCAGAGTTTCTGGTACTTGGTTAAGTGGTAAACCCAAAGAGGCAGCGAGACACGAATTGAAGCAAAGAACTAAaggaaaatcaacaaaaaagtacaaccgaaaaccgaataatcaatgaaaagaaaaacttcaatggaaatgaaagtctttgaaagcaaagagaagttggaaaataaatgtttgaaatatttgcaatagTTGGTTTTAACAAGAGAAtttatcataaataaaatatgcagaattttcaaattttttgtCAAAATTTCTTTCTTGGACTTTgttatttgcctttttttcgcagcacaaccAACCATACCGTGTGGTAATGGGGTTATTGTTAATTAATCATTAggtattgtattttattttgtttggcataGAACGAAACAACTAAATATGAACAAATAACGATTTGATAGTTTTTAAACAGTTTCAATTTGAAACCTCATACATGTTTGTGAATTTTCtgaatttgtattatttatttttagtattTGTGACATTTGAGCCATTGTTTTAGTTACCTTTTAGAGACCTTTTCCGAAACACACCTTCAATGGATTGAGATAAACAGAACGGAATGCGTGCACACATATGCAATGACGCATTAGTACGAAATTATAGAacaattacataaatatgttttcaatcaagaattgaaattgaagtttgtttgggttttgttttgttttttatttgtcttttGCTCAACACTAAAATTATCATCGAAAATCAGGAGAACTGAACAGAAACTAAAACGGTAAACGGTAAACGGTAAACCGAAACGATCGAACGAACGCAAAGAGTAACAAAGAGAAGAGTAAAAGAGTAACGGAACAAACACCGTTAGGCACAATGAGAGTAGGAGGAGTTAGACACACTGAACATGACATTGAGGTAAGAGCGGATTAAGTGTCACAGGAAGagttgtattttgttggttgtaACTGTAACTTCTTGTCTTGTAGTGTCGTgtgggtgttgtgtgtgtgttgtggatGTACATGTATGAGCGTATCCGTGTCTGTATGTTAAGGTGAATGACGAATGCTCTACAACTGGGCTAAAATTCAAAGTTATTActcgatacgatacgatacgatgcGAGGCGGGGGCGAGGTCGAGGCATGGCGTGGCGGGGCCCTGCCGGAACACCCGAGAACAACTTGTAGATCtaccacacagacacaagcacaATGGATATCAGATGGGAGAGACCTATACATACTAACAAATTGGACCGAATTCGCGGAGCCATCTCTGAAAATGCTCCCTAGATCTTTGGTTCTTTTGATAGTTCTTTTTTGGCAGTTTTTCTCTGTACAACAATATGCATAGGTACTTGGGTTGGATATTTTAAGTAGTAGTATATGGCATGTATGGTATTTATAGAGTACTACTTATTAGCACATGAGTTACTTTAATTCTAAATGTTATAGACAACTAAAATGAACAACGAAAGCAGATACGAAATCAACTCAACCAAAGCATACGGTATACACTCAAGAAATCATAACCAGGAATGAAGTAAGTGAAGGCCTGAGGtatagatagagagacagagagagagagacagagaaggagGTTGTAGGTTGGAGGTTGAGGAGGATCTGTACTGGTAAACATCAACTAACgtaatgtaaatgtaaatgtaagtgGGGGTAGGTATACTCATAATAGTTAGAATAACTGCTTGGATCACATTTtacaaacaacacaaaagatCGGATGGCGAATCGGTAACAGCTACAACTTACCTGTAATGGAGCATAGGAGCCGCAGGGTTGGCGTGTTGCCCGAATACTGATTGATCATCCCCTGGCTGTGGGCCTTCGGGGCCGGCATGCTGAGTGTGATGGCCTTGTGGAACTTACGGCGGCGCGGCTCGACCGTCACTATCGGCGATACGGCCACACCGCGACCCAGCAGCTTGGCGGTTAGATCGGGATCGACCGGCTGGGCCTAGAACGAGAGTGTAACGAATTTCGGATTGGCACAATAGACAAAAATCGATTTCCCGGCCACGCATAGTCGTACGTatacgcatacgcatacaGTATGTACCAAGTACATGAGatgaacataaattaaaattcaaacaTAAATCCATAACAAAAACCAAGTAATTATATACGAAATATGCGCCTCTCGTTTCTCACACAACATGAAATGAACATACTATTAaactattaaaataaaatgaaatgagtCTGGGGCTTAAAGGGTGAACATtctcgattcgattcgattcgaccAGCACTCGCCTtggctttttttgtgggtcgtgtcttttgttgttgtttttgtacaATGATTATTTAGTTTGATGTATTATGCATATCGTTTTTCGTATTCATGGTGGTATTGAGCAATTGTTTCAGCATGTTTCAGTTAAAATACGGTATAAGTTAACTACAAACGATAACAATGTTCAAGCCCATTTATGTCCCAATAAATTTAGTCATCAAAAAAACTTTGACTACAACTGAAGAATAtacaatttatacaatttatacaGAAATCATAAATTCAAAACGGAAGAATATTCAGGAAGAATTTGGATTAGAGATAGTAAAATAGAGGAAAAGGTAaagagaaaatgcaaataaaacgtGCGAAAAGTTCGAACTCATGAGTGGGGGCCATTATAAAATCGTTTTTTGCTTACGATGCGATGCCGCAAGGCTAAAATGTTACAACTTCGTTTAGGCACTTCGAACCGGGACCCAATTGTAACTCTCTaagtattcttttttttaccTCTTTTTCGATTTCGCTTTTAAGATATTAtgttaaagtttttgtttcttgtattCGATTTGAAAaagcaattgaattgaatgaaaaatgaatcaaatgaaaagtaattaaaacattttcattggcataaagtttttgttgAACTAAATTTATTGGGTAGTACTGCATTTCAGAGAAACTTGTATAATCTTATGCATAAGTGGATCATAAATAATGTATGAATAATAGTTTATAGTAGTTATAGCATATTGGTTAATGGTATCATAATATTTTCGATTTCGATATTCATTGGACATTCTCTTGGACAATTTCTTTACGCGATCATTACAGAATTCGCACTTGATCCATGATCAAAACCAATAGGttcatttatgtttataaGTATTATTGAATGTCACTATCTGCATAGCATCTATCATCTGTGATTAGTTAGCAAGAGGAAGCCGATTTCGCAATGGCTCCACATAAGCTGAGTGCCGTAAAGTTCTTAAGGTGTTTCGATAAGTTCAAACAAAGTGCAcatatttcataaataaataacatttgGATAATGTTTTGGAGTAAGGCATGCAAAGGCCACTCACAGTTGCCGGATTTACACACTCAAAGGCAGGTCCTTCACTGTGAATCGCCTTTGCACTGCGCTGAATATTGATTTTACGAGTAAGTACAGGTGCATACCATCTACCATACTTCTACACAGGACTAAGGGGACTCGGGTTAACATAGATGGTTACTGGTTACTGGCTATTGGATTTTATCTTTGATTATAAATGCGTATTTTCTACTTTGGAAAACGTATTTTGCATTCTTTGGAgtttgattttgatattcatTTCAAGGAAGATTTCAAGTTGTAGATTAAATGCACGATTATATATGCTGACCGATAACGTATTTCGTTTTTAGTATAGATATATTTCGACCTATTGTTGGCCtggtttttcttgtttttgttctgtgaTTTACCAGATGAGCGAGAAGCGCTTCTTCTTGGGCACATGATTGACGCTAATCTTGCGTAGCTTCTCAGGCGCAACGCCTTTGCGCGGTTTAAAGAGGTTTACCTGTAAGCCAACTTTGATCTTCTTGGTGAGGGCTCCCTGGGGGAAGACGGCCTGCACCTGCGGCACCACTGTGCTGGACACCATGCCGCCCTCGGGCCCAATGGCATGAACTTCCTGGCGAATGCGCGAGACGACGGCAAAGTACTGCGGAAAGTCGTAAGTGACAAAGCGGCACACATGATTGCCGGCCTGTTCCTCCAGTTGGGCGATTTCTACACAGGAAAGAAGCCACGTTATAGTCAAGGAAAAGGTACAGCCAGGCCCACTCCCACGACTCACCCTCTGGCTCGAAGCACTGCTGCAAGACATCGTGAATGATCTCCTCCGAGTTGTCAATGGAGTGCTCGCGCCAGGTCTCGCCATTGTCCGAGCGTAGAATAATGATTTCGCGCTCTTTGCCACGTAGCGAGGCGAAATGCGGCACCTCCATGACCACGGGACCAATGAATTTGGTAGAGCATGGACCAAGCTCCAGCACGCGACTGGCCAGAGCCTCGCCCTCCATCAACTGCGGCGGATGCATGGTCCGCTGTGGCTTCACATAGCGACAGGTGACCCGCGTCGGCTGGCAGGTGGAGCGCGATGGAATTATCATGCGCACGCCGCTGTGGCGACAACCGCGCATGGCTCCGCCTCGTGCATCGACCAGGAAAGAGACTAAGAAGCTCTTCCAGCTCAGTTTCCGGCTGCAAGACAATCCCATTAGACACTAAAACTcgaaacaaaaagcgaatTTACTCACCCCACGTGCGGCGGCTCATCGAGCCCATGGCCGTTGGCTATGTAAACACCATCAACGGTGGCCTTGGGCGAGTTGCCATAGACCTGTGCCTTGTGTGGACTGATCACCTCCTCCCCAATGGTGGGCGGCACTCCGCCGGCATACTCAGCGCTCTGGGTCATGCGGTTGGAGTCCATGCGCTCGTCGCGGGTCACATCAATGGGCAGCGAGTCATCGCCTAGGGATTTCATTTCATCAACGGTCAGATAACGGTATGGTTGATCTGATAGCATATTGTCTTCGCCTATATTTTGGATATTCGATTGGTTTCGATTGCGTTGTTTTCGAGGCGATGCGGTTGCGGTTGcattccatttcgttttgattttAATAAAGCACAAGACATTCCAATTGGCCATATAGTAGcgttgattgttgttgttgtttttgttgttgtagttgttgttgcagttgttgttggtgtagttgtggtgttgttgttgcaagaGCGAGAGGGCGGTGCATTGAAAGTAGAAGAATGCAAATGAGTTTGATTTTAGTTATACAATTTTGTATATGTCGACATGCttcatttgtatgtataattatataatCGTTACATGTTATATTAGTTGATATAAGGATGATATAGTATGTAAAGCTAGCATGACCATTAAACAGGAGCATATATGTAGATTATTACATTGATACAATAGAGTTTGATAAAGGATTTACATGGGATACACAAGTATGTACGAGTAGTAGGTAGATTTCATGCCATGGTACGAGTAAAAGCAAATACGGGGTTCTTTTATTTGCATCTGCGCGCTGGCATTCAAATCAAAAGACTCGCTGATTATTCAGGGACATTTTAGGCAACGACATCCATCGATTGGCCGTACTGTTGTGGTGCCAACGGACCGACCAATAGTAGatacaaatataataaagAAACTTCATCGGACAATAAGAGATTGAAAATTGaacgaaataaaattaaacattaagaattcaaaaaggaaacaatgaCAATTGGAAAGTAGTGGAGTCTCTGCACTCATTTGGTTTACAACAACGGCAAGAATTAATTTTTACATTGATACAGTTCAGTCCCATATCAAGTGCTATCGTTTGATGGTTAACTTTGGTGATCAATCTCGGAATCCAATTAGAGCCAAATTAGTGCACTTGATAACGGCCAGTGGGTAAGATACGGATACGATTACGAGTAGAGTTAGGAGTTACgagttgttgcagttgctgggCAAGGCCTTGCCCGCCCTGTGGACACTTACTGGTGACATAGAGTGTGTCGCTTTGGTAATACGGCATGTAGACGTGAGTGTCTGGCCGTTCACTGTGGCgttgactgtggctgtggtcaATGCCAATGCCGTACTCGTAGCACGCGTCCAATTCCCAGTTTGTGTGACCTGACGGCACACATGAAAGCGGGTGGATTCACTTAAGTCTAGGCATAAATCTATGGGCATTGGGTGTGGTCGTGGTCTGTATGTGCTGGCGGACTAGCATGGCGCAGGTGTATATTGGAACAAAGTGTAAAACTAGCAGGAGATACGTACCGCCTTCTTCCTCGGAGTCGGACATAAACGACTCGTGCATGGCCTCCGGGGCAACAACGCGGTACTTCTCCTCGGTCTGGGCTGGTGCGGCACCCGACTCGTCCTCTGTGGTGATGGACTTGAGCGAGTCCAGCACACTGATGTAGCCCAGCTTGCGGGCAATGTTCAGGGCTGTCTGCCCGTTGACGGTCTGGGCATTGGCGTTGGCCTTGTGCTCCAGCAATAGGTTGACAATGTGGCAATGCCCCTGCTGGGCCGTCTGATGCAGAGGGGTGTAGCCAATCAAGGTGGCCGCGTCCACGTTGGCGCCATTTTGTAGAAGGAAGCGCACCATGTTGGCCTGGCCGAAGTGCGAGGCGACGTGCAAGGGCGTGAACCCAGCTTTGGTAGGCATGTCGATGCTTGCGCCGTTGCGCTGCAGAATCTCGGCCACATTCACGTTGTCCTCCTGGGCGCACAGATGCATGGGAGTGAGGCCGTTCTTGGCCGGGTGATTGAGGGCTGCCTTGTGCTCGATCAAGAGGTTGGAAATCTCAGCATGGCCCTCCTGGCTGCTCAGGTGCAGCGGAGTGAAACCGGCCTTGCTCTCGGCATTGGCCTGGGCGCCATACTCCAGCAGAGTCGTGGCAATGTCCATCTGGTTTTTGCGCGCCGCAATGTGCAGCGGCGTATGTCCGTTCTTGGCGGTGGCATGCGGGCTCGCTCCcttctcgagcagcagcagggccaccTGCTGGTTGTTGTAGTGGCAGGCCACATGGAGCGGAGTCACGCCATTTTTGCCCTGGGCGTCCACATCAGcctccttctgcagcagcagctgcgccatTTTGATGTGTCCATATTTGGCTGTCAGGTGCAGCGGCGTGAAGCCCTTCTTTGTGGTGGCATTCAACGCAGCCCCGTTCTCGATCAGCACGGCTGCCACCTGAAGCGTTGCAAgttaaaatgtacattttaccAAGGGATTACCGAAAAATGAGCGAAATTATTGCAAATGGCGAAAACATGTGCTATGAACTTTCGAGTGTGACCAGATTCTacaaaaatactgaaaaagcAGACAAATAATACCATactacaaaagaaaacaaggtggcaacatttatttgaaaaaaaagacaacagaaaaagaagagaCAACAATAATTGGTAATACTCGTAATAGTCGATACAAAAGATAAAAACGATACTAATGCAACGGAATATAATAactaaaaatcaaatgaaaaactcCTGATGCCGTATCCAAAACAATTGCATCAGATAGACAGTGTCGATGTGGTCCGTGATCTTTTTCGCAATCAATTCTTTTACCTCATCCTGCCCCTCCTTGGCGGCAATGTGGAGCGCCGTGTACATGTCCTTGGTGGTGGCATCCACCTGAGCgccgtgctgcagcagcagcatcacgaTGTCAACGTTGCCCAATCGGCTGGCAATGTGCAGCGGCGTCTGCTGCTCCCGGGCACGTGCATCCACCTGGGCGCCGTTGCGCAGCAGAATGCGAATGATGTCGGTCTGGAATGAGCAATGTCAAAGTTGAATTCAAATAGTTTCGATTCGATCAGTGTGCAGCTATCGATGCTTGGATCTAGTCGATACCAAGTACAAATCGATTTCCCGAAGCTTCGACCACAAGGCATCGAAGCCGAGACGCCACcgttcttttctttgttttgttctgaCCCcagcaggagaggatttccctgaccgtttagtaacaggagaggatttccttgACAAGAAAGTCCCAAACCCGAACAAGTCaacaatttcgctgtagcgattaaatataaaaaaaaaatttttgcGAAACCTCAACCTCCCCGTAAAACTCCGTCGAAATGTTCATTCCAAAGGCTAATCGCATTGCTATCTACGAGTCCCTCTGCAAGGAGGGCGTCATGGTGGCCGAAAAGGATTTTAAAGTCCAGCACGAGCAGTTGAAGTCCATTCCCAACGTGCAGGTCATCAAGACCATGCAGTCGCTGACTTCACGCGGCATCGTCAAGGAGCAGTACAACTGGCGTCACTACTACTGGTGTGTGACCAACGAGGGCGTCGACTTCTTGCGCCAGTATCTCCACTTGCCCCAAGAGGTTGTGCCCGCCACCTTCATGCCTCGCGCTCGCGACCCTCACACTCGCCCGCGCGCTCGTACATCTGATGCCAAGCCACGCGGCGAAGACGACGACCGTGCGGCCTATCGCCACGGCCCACCCGGCGCCAACAACACGGACAAGAAGGGAGATATCGGACCGGGCAGCGGCCAGTTTCACTTCCGTGGCGGATTCGGACGCGGCAAGCCCGCCTAAGCTCAACTTTTTGgatgtacaaataaaatgcacaaaacgTTTGTGAAAATTCCCAAAACACgcgcatattttttttttttttgtgcaaaaaactCACCTGGTTGGCACGAGCTGCCAGATGCAATGGCGTCTCGCCACGCACTGTGGGCACATCCGGACTGGCGTCGTGTTGCAGCAAATAGATGACAATGTTCATGCATCCCATGAAGGCGGCCACGTGCAGCGGTGTAAGGCCGCTCTCCGTGGTGGCGCTAATGCTGGCACCgtggcggagcagcagctcaacgACCTTCAAGCGGTTCTTCTTGCAGGCAATGTGCAGTGGCGTGAACCCGTTTAGGGCACGGGCATTGGCGTCGGCGTTGCGGTCCAGCAGAAGCTTGGCCACGCGCACATGGCCGCAGTGGGCCGCCACATGCAGGGCGGTCAGATAGTCGACGGTGACCTCATCGACGGGTGCGCGATGGTAGAGCAGGATGCGTGCGGCATCCACGTGCTCGCCCTGGGCCGCCATGTGCAGGGGAGCCAGACCATTCTTGGTCTTGGCGCTAATGGGGGCACCGCGCTCCAGCAGCATGTCCACCACCTGCTCGTGGCCCGAGCGGGCGGCACAGTGGAGCGGCGTGAGTCCGTCGCGGGTCTTGGCCTCGATGTTGCCGcccttctccagcagcagcgagaccATGTTGGTCTTGCCCCACTTGGCAGCCACGTGCAGTGGGCTGATGTTGTGCTTGGCCGAGTAGTTGACGTCGGCGCCCTTCTGGATCAGCAGGTTGGCTATGTTCTGGTTGCCATAGTGCGAGGCAATGTGCAGCGGGGTGAAGCCCGACTTGGAAGTCACATCCGGATTGTGGTCATTCTGTGTGGTGGGAGGAGGAGACATTACTAACTCTCTACTTCATTTTCCAGTGTCGTGAATACTCACATCTAGGAGAAGAGAAGCAGCCTTGACGTCGTCCTTCTTGGCTGCAATGTGCAGAGCCGGCAGCCGCACCTTTCCCCGAGTATCGCTCTCGAGGAGTACGGCCACGACCTTATCGTGGCCCTGCTGCATGGCCACGGCCAGCGGCGTGAAGCCATCTTCGGTGGCCAGGCTCTGGTTGGCGCCGttggacagcagcagtcgcaccACAGCATCGTGGTTCTCCTGGGCCGCCATGTAAAGGGGCGTGAATCCATTCTGCGACTGCACATTGACAGAGGCGctgtgctccagcagcagcttcaccaCCTCCTCCTGTCCGGCCAGCGAGGCGATGTGCAGCGCCGTGTTGCCCTTCTTGGTGGCACTGTCCACGATCGCACCGCGTCGCAGCAGCTCCGAGACGACGTGTATATGGCCATCCTTGGAGGCCAAATGCAAGGCATTCAAGCCGTTCTATAAAGGAAATATGTTATAGATTAGTGTTACGCTGAGCTAAGACATGGGCCAGGAGCTATTACCGCATTGCTGGTGTTGATGTCAATGTTGTTCTTCAAATGCTCGAGGACACGCTCCAGATTGCCGGCGCGAGCAGCACGCAGGAAGGAAGTGTTGCCATCGCCCTGCAATGATAGGAAACATTTAATAAAATCAATTGGAGGACTACTAAAAGTGTGTGTTGTAAGCTCCACAAGAAAGGTCAGTAATTGCACAGTAAACAAACTTAGctacaaatatatttctgtaCTTTATTTTGCCAGGAAAAGGACAGCTAGAATTTATGGCCTGGCAACATATCACCTACAATCCCATCCATCTTGGCCGTGTTTCCGTTCAGCAGCAA
Encoded here:
- the LOC117894430 gene encoding 40S ribosomal protein S10b-like, producing MFIPKANRIAIYESLCKEGVMVAEKDFKVQHEQLKSIPNVQVIKTMQSLTSRGIVKEQYNWRHYYWCVTNEGVDFLRQYLHLPQEVVPATFMPRARDPHTRPRARTSDAKPRGEDDDRAAYRHGPPGANNTDKKGDIGPGSGQFHFRGGFGRGKPA
- the LOC117894425 gene encoding ankyrin-3 isoform X20; protein product: MVTENGAQGDGNTSFLRAARAGNLERVLEHLKNNIDINTSNANGLNALHLASKDGHIHVVSELLRRGAIVDSATKKGNTALHIASLAGQEEVVKLLLEHSASVNVQSQNGFTPLYMAAQENHDAVVRLLLSNGANQSLATEDGFTPLAVAMQQGHDKVVAVLLESDTRGKVRLPALHIAAKKDDVKAASLLLDNDHNPDVTSKSGFTPLHIASHYGNQNIANLLIQKGADVNYSAKHNISPLHVAAKWGKTNMVSLLLEKGGNIEAKTRDGLTPLHCAARSGHEQVVDMLLERGAPISAKTKNGLAPLHMAAQGEHVDAARILLYHRAPVDEVTVDYLTALHVAAHCGHVRVAKLLLDRNADANARALNGFTPLHIACKKNRLKVVELLLRHGASISATTESGLTPLHVAAFMGCMNIVIYLLQHDASPDVPTVRGETPLHLAARANQTDIIRILLRNGAQVDARAREQQTPLHIASRLGNVDIVMLLLQHGAQVDATTKDMYTALHIAAKEGQDEVAAVLIENGAALNATTKKGFTPLHLTAKYGHIKMAQLLLQKEADVDAQGKNGVTPLHVACHYNNQQVALLLLEKGASPHATAKNGHTPLHIAARKNQMDIATTLLEYGAQANAESKAGFTPLHLSSQEGHAEISNLLIEHKAALNHPAKNGLTPMHLCAQEDNVNVAEILQRNGASIDMPTKAGFTPLHVASHFGQANMVRFLLQNGANVDAATLIGYTPLHQTAQQGHCHIVNLLLEHKANANAQTVNGQTALNIARKLGYISVLDSLKSITTEDESGAAPAQTEEKYRVVAPEAMHESFMSDSEEEGGEDNMLSDQPYRYLTVDEMKSLGDDSLPIDVTRDERMDSNRMTQSAEYAGGVPPTIGEEVISPHKAQVYGNSPKATVDGVYIANGHGLDEPPHVGRKLSWKSFLVSFLVDARGGAMRGCRHSGVRMIIPSRSTCQPTRVTCRYVKPQRTMHPPQLMEGEALASRVLELGPCSTKFIGPVVMEVPHFASLRGKEREIIILRSDNGETWREHSIDNSEEIIHDVLQQCFEPEEIAQLEEQAGNHVCRFVTYDFPQYFAVVSRIRQEVHAIGPEGGMVSSTVVPQVQAVFPQGALTKKIKVGLQVNLFKPRKGVAPEKLRKISVNHVPKKKRFSLIW